The DNA region GAGGAAGATCATCAGCAGGAACATGCCACCGAAGGCGGCGATCGACGGGTGCGCGTCGGTGACCAGTTCCTGGTAGCGGTCGGCGTCGTTGAGCGCGAGGTCGACGGCCTCGATGGGGCCGATCTTGGCACTGATCGCGACGATCACGACGGGGAAGACCAGGCGCATGCCGAAGACGGCGATGAGCACACCGACCGTGAGGAAGATCTTCTGCCAGAAGGCATTCATCTTCTTCAGGATTCCGGCGTTGACCACCGCGTTGTCGAACGAGAGCGAGATCTCGAGGATGCAGAGGATGGCGACGACCCCGAAAGCCTCCCACCCCCCGTAGAGCACCCCGGCCACCAGGCCGAGGGCGGTGATCGCGAACGACCAGCCGAAGGTTTTCAGAATCACTGTCTACCCCATCGTGATATTTACGCGATACTCGCGGCTTTACGAAACGTTGACCCCGAAGTCTAGAGCGATGCCCCGCAGGCCGGACGCGTACCCCTGCCCCACCGCCCGGAACTTCCATTCGCCGTTGTAGCGGTACAGCTCGCCGAAGATCATCGCGGTCTCGCCGGAGGCATCCTCGGAAAGGTCGTACCGGGCGAGTTCCTGCCCGTCGGCCTGGTTCACCACACGGATGAAGGCATTGCTGACCTGGCCGAAGGTCTGGCCGCGATTGTCCGCCTCATGGATGGAGACCGGGAAGATGATCTTGTCGCACTGGACCGGCACCTTGGTGAGGTCGACGATCAGGGACTCGTCGTCGCCCTCGCCCTCGCCGGTCAGGTTGTCACCGGTGTGCTCGACGGAGCCCTCGGGGCTCTTGAGGTTGTTGTAGAACACGAAGTACTCGTCGCCGAGCACCCGCCCCGACTGGCACAGCAGGGCGCTGGCGTCGAGGTCGAAGGGGGCTCCGGTGGTGGAGCGCGCGTCCCAGCCGAGACCCACGAGCACCTGGGTGAGGTTGGGTGCGGCCTTGGAGAGGGAGACATTGCCTCCCTTGGCGAGCGTGACGCCCATGACGATGGTTCCTCCCCTGTCAGGTGTTTCTCTACAGGCACGTCCGGCGCCGCACGAAGTGTGCGGCGCCGGACGATGTCGGGTGCGCGGCTCAGACGTTGACGCCGAAGTCCTGCGCGATGCCGCGCAGGCCGGAGGCGTAGCCCTGGCCGACGGCGCGGAACTTCCACTCGGCACCGTTGCGGTACAGCTCGCCGAAGACCATGGCGGTCTCGGTCGAGGCGTCCTCCGACAGGTCGTAGCGCGCGATCTCGGCGCCGCCGGCCTGGTTCACGACGCGGATGAACGCGTTGCGCACCTGGCCGAAGGACTGCTGGCGGTTTTCGGCGTCGTAGATCGACACCGGGAAGACGATCTTGGCGACATCCGCCGGGACGCCGGCCAGGTTGACCTTGACCTGCTCGTCGTCGCCCTCGCCCTCACCGGTCAGGTTGTCGCCGGTGTGCTCGACGGAGCCGTCCGCGCTCTTCAGGTTGTTGAAGAAGACGAAGTCCTGGTCGTTGCGGACCTTGCCCGCCTCGTTCACCAGGATGGCGCTGGCGTCGAGGTCGAAGTCCGTACCGGTGGTGGTGCGGACGTCCCAGCCCAGACCGACCGTGACGGCGGTCAGGCCCGGGGCCTCCTTGGTCAGCGAGACGTTGCCGCCCTTGCTGAGGCTGACTCCCACGAGTCCCTCCATTGGTTTCAGGGGCAGCGCCCCCAGTCGTGCGTTGTCATCCGATCAACGTGTGGATCCTAGTGACGGGTTCCCCGTCGAAACAGACGTTTCGCCCGAGTGTTGGTCCGGCAGGGCCGTCCGGGGGTCTACGGGGTCCGTCAGAGGGCGGCGAGGGCCTTGGCGTACGCGTCGGCGTCGCGGGCGTCCGGGAGGGCGTTGACGACGGACCAGCGGACGGTGCCGGCCCTGTCGATGACGAAGGTGCCGCGCACCGCGCAGCCCTTGTCCTCGTCGAAGACGCCGTACGCGCGGGAGACCTCGCCGTGCGGCCAGAAGTCGGAGAGCAGCGGGAACTCCAGCTCCTCCTGCTCGCCGAAGACGCGCAGGGTGTGCATGGAGTCGGCGGAGACGGCGAGCAGCTGGGTGTCGTCGTTGACGAACTCGCCGGCCCGCTCGCGCAGGGCGCGCAGCTCGCCGGTGCACACGCCGGTGAAGGCGAAGGGGTAGAAGAACAGCACCACGCGCTTCTCGCCGCGGAAGTCGGAGAGCCGCACGGTGCGGCCGTGGTTGTCCTTCAGCTCGAAGTCGGGGGCCTGTGCGCCGATCTCGATCGCCATCCCGTACGCATCCCTTCGCCGGCGGCCCAGCTTTTGGGCCGAAACGGTGAAACCCACCTTATGGCCGCCGGGTACGAGGACGCGCGGAGCCCCCGCCGGAGGTGCTCCGGCGGGGGCTCCGCGCAGTGTTCGGGGGTGATCAGCGCTTCGGGGTGCCGAGTCGGGTGCCGACCCAGTCCTTGGCGACGCTGATGCTCTTGCTCTGTGTGAGACCAGCGGTCTGCGCGGCATCGTTGATGTCGCTCGGCTCGATGTAGCCGTCGCGGCCCGTCTTCGGGGTCAGCAGCCAGATCTGGCCGCCGTCCTCAAGGAAGCCGATGGCGTCCACCAGGGCGTCGGTCAGGTCACCGTCCTCGTCGCGGAACCACAGCAGCACGGCGTCGGCGACGTCGTCGTAGTCCTCGTCCACGAGTTCCTGGCCGATAAGGGACTCGATGCCTTCACGGAGATCGAAGTCGACGTCGTCGTCGTAGCCGATCTCCTGGACCACCTGTCCGGGCTCGAACCCCAGCCTCGCTGCCGGGTTGGTCCGCTCCTCCGCGTGGTCCGCGGTCGCGCTCACGGCTTGCCTCCTGCTCATGTATCGGAAAATGCCTCACCACGCGCGGGCGCGCGGCGCTGGCCGTAGTCCACACGTGCCGGGGCGGATCGCGCAAGTACCCGGCCGATGAGACCGCCGAAACGGTGACGTTTGGGGCCGTCTCGCCGCAACTTCCGGCGAACACCCGTCGCGCTCCGTGACGAGTCCTGCACGCTTCGTCCCGCAATGTGGGTCTCTGCGGCTTCAGTCTGCCGAACGTATTGCCGGAACGCATGCGCGGGATGGGCGTAAGGTTGCGATTTGACCGGACTGGAACGTCCTTGGTACCCCACGAGGATTACCGCTCGGTAAAGATGACGTTTGCCTTCGGCGGGGTACACGATGAGCATCCTGGCCTCTGCGGGGTCTTCGGTCCCCCTGGGCTCCACCGACCAGCGAAGGAACAGCGTGGCTTCCGCATCCGATCGCAACCCGATCATCATTGGCGGCCTTCCCAGCCAGGTCCCGGATTTCGACCCCGAAGAGACCCGGGAATGGCTGGACTCCCTGGACGCCGCCGTCGACGAGCGGGGCCGGGAGCGGGCCCGCTACCTCATGCTGCGGCTGATCGAGCGGGCCCGCGAGAAGCGGGTCGCCGTGCCGGAGATGCGCAGCACGGACTACGTGAACACCATCGCCACCCGGGACGAGCCCTTCTTCCCGGGCAACGAGGAGATCGAGCGCAAGGTCCTCAACGCCACCCGGTGGAACGCGGCCGTGATGGTCTCGCGCGCCCAGCGCCCGGGGATCGGCGTCGGGGGCCACATCGCGACCTTCGCGTCCTCCGCCTCCCTCTACGACGTGGGCTTCAACCACTTCTTCCGCGGCAAGGACGAGGGCGACGGCGGCGACCAGATCTTCTTCCAGGGGCATGCCTCCCCCGGCATCTACGCCCGCGCCTATCTCCTGGACCGGCTGAACGAGACCCAGCTCGACGCCTTCCGCCAGGAGAAGTCGAAGTTCCCGAACGGTCTGTCGTCCTATCCGCACCCGCGGCTGATGCCGGACTTCTGGGAGTTCCCGACCGTGTCGATGGGCCTCGGCCCGCTCGGCGCGATCTACCAGGCCCGGATGAACCGTTACATGGAGGCGCGCGGCATCGCCGACACCTCCGCGTCGCACGTGTGGGCCTTCCTCGGCGACGGCGAGATGGACGAGCCGGAGTCGCTGGGCCAGCTGACCCTGGCGGCCCGGGAGAACCTCGACAACCTGACCTTCGTCGTCAACTGCAACCTGCAGCGCCTCGACGGCCCGGTGCGCGGCAACGGCAAGGTCATCCAGGAGCTGGAGTCGGTCTTCCGCGGCGCCGGCTGGAACGTCATCAAGCTGATCTGGGACCGCTCCTGGGACCCGCTGCTCGCGCAGGACCGGGACGGCATCCTGGTCAACAGGATGAACACGACGCCGGACGGGCAGTTCCAGACGTACGCGACGGAGACCGGCGCCTACATCCGCGAGCACTTCTTCGGCGACGACCAGCGGCTGCGGGCCATGGTCGAGGGCATGTCCGACGACCAGATCCTGCACCTGGGCCGCGGCGGTCACGACCACAAGAAGATCTTCGCGGCCTTCTCCGCGGCCAAGGCCCACAAGGGCCAGCCGACGGTGATCCTCGCCAAGACCGTCAAGGGCTGGACGCTGGGCCCCAACTTCGAGGGCCGCAACGCCACCCACCAGATGAAGAAGCTGACGGTCGACGACCTGAAGCGGTTCCGCGACCGGCTGCACATCCCGATCACGGACAAGCAGCTGGAGGAGGGCCTGCCGCCCTACTACCACCCGGGCCGGAACTCCGAGGAGATCCAGTACATGCACGACCGCCGCAAGGCGCTCGGCGGGTACGTGCCCACCCGTGTGGTCCGCGCCAAGCCGCTCGTCCTGCCGGACGACAAGGCCTACGCGGCGGTGAAGAAGGGCTCCGGGCAGCAGCAGATCGCCACCACGATGGCCTTCGTACGGCTGCTGAAGGACCTGATGCGGGACAAGGAGATCGGCCGCCGCTTCGTGCTGATCGCGCCGGACGAGTACCGCACCTTCGGCATGGACTCCTTCTTCCCGAGCGCCAAGATCTACAACCCGCTCGGCCAGCAGTACGAGGCGGTGGACCGCGAACTGCTGCTCGCCTACAAGGAGTCGCCGACCGGCCAGATGCTGCACGACGGCATCTCCGAGGCGGGCTGCACCGCCTCGCTGATCGCCGCCGGCTCGGCCTACGCCACGCACGGCGAACCGCTCATCCCGGTGTACGTCTTCTACTCGATGTTCGGTTTCCAGCGCACCGGCGACCAGTTCTGGCAGATGGCCGACCAGCTGGCCCGCGGGTTCGTGCTCGGCGCCACCGCCGGCCGCACCACGCTGACCGGCGAGGGCCTCCAGCACGCCGACGGCCACTCCCACCTCCTCGCCTCCACGAATCCGGGCTGTGTCGCCTACGACCCGGCCTTCGGCTTCGAGATCGCGCACATCGTCAAGGACGGTCTGCGCCGGATGTACGGCCCCGAGTCCGAGGACGTCTTCTACTACCTGACGGTCTACAACGAGCCGATCCAGCACCCGGCCGAGCCGGAGGACGTGGACGTCGAGGGCATCCTCAAGGGCATCCACCTCTACAAGCGCGGCGAGTCCGGCGCGGTCCCGGCGCAGATCATGGCCTCCGGCGTGGGCGTGCCGTGGGCCCTGGAGGCGCAGCGGATCCTCGCCGAGGACTGGAACGTCCGCGCCGACGTCTGGTCCGCCACGTCCTGGAACGAGCTGCGCCGCGAGGCCGTGGCCGTCGAGGAGCACAACATGCTCCACCCGGACGAGGAGCAGCGCGTGCCGTGGGTGACGCGCAAGCTGCAGAACGCCCAGGGCCCGTTCGTGGCGGTCTCCGACTGGATGCGCTCGGTGCCGGACCAGATCTCCCGGTGGGTGCCGGGCCGCTACACCTCGCTCGGCGCGGACGGCTTCGGCTTCGCGGACACCCGCGGCGCGGCCCGCCGCTTCTTCCACATCGACGCCCAGTCGATCGTGCTCGCGGTGCTGACCGAGCTGGCCCGGGACGGCAAGGTGGACCGCTCGGCCCTGAAGCAGGCCGTGGACCGCTACCGGCTCCTCGACGTCGCGTCGGCCGACCCCGGCACCGCGGGCGGCGACGCGTAGCCGGGCAGCAGTCCGAGCGGTGGTCGTACCCGCGCGCGCGGGTGCGTCGTGGCTGGTCGGAGGGTGGCCCGTGCCCCTGAGGGGGTGCGGGCCTGCCTACGATGCCCGGCATGAAGGAACGCTGGGAACGCCACACCCAAACGCCGCTGCTGGTGCTCGCGGTGGCGTTCGGGATCGCCTACGCCGTCCCGATCGTCGCCCCGGACGCCGACGCCTGGGTGCACCAGTGGTGCTCCCATGTGGAGTGGGCGGTGTGGGGCGCGTTCGCCCTGGACTATCTGGTGCGGCTGGCGCTCGCCCCGGACCGGTGGGCCTTCGTGCGCGGGCATCTGCTCGATCTGCTCGCGGTGATACTGCCGATGGTGCAGCCGCTGCGGCTGCTCAGGGTGGTCTCCACGCTCCTCCTGGTGGGCCGGCGGGCCCGGATGGCCCCGCAGATAACGCTCACCACCTATGTGGCGGGCGCCGTGGTCGGACTGATGATGTTCGGCTCGCTGGCCGTGCTGCACGTGGAGCGGAACGCCCCGAACGGCAACATCAAGACCCTGGGCGACGCGGTCTGGTGGTCCTTCACCACGATGACCACGGTCGGCTACGGCGACCACGCCCCGACCACGGGCCTGGGCCGGGTGCTCGCGGTGGGCCTGATGCTGTCCGGGATCGCCCTGCTCGGTGTGGTCACCGCGAACATCGCCGCCTGGTTCATCTCCCGCTTCGACCGGGACGACGAGGCCGACCGCCGGCAGACCGAGCTCCTGGAGGCGCTGACCTCCGAGGTGCGGGCGCTGCGGGCCGAGGTCGCGCGCCTCTCGCCCCCGCAGCCGGCGGACCCGGCCCCGGACCTGAAATCGGCCCCAGACCTGGACGCTCCTGACGTTCCGCTGCCTACCGCTCCCAGATCTTGAAGGCCCGCACCTGGTAGGGCGACTGGGGCACCCACACCCCCTTCCCCGGATAGGTCTCGAACTCCCCGGTCTCCGCGCACTCCGCGGACTGGTACGTCGTGACCGGCCGCCCGGTCCTGTTCGCCAGGGACTGGGCACTGGTCCCGGCCGGCAGGGCGGTGCAGCTCTCGATGTCGACCGCGGTCAGCTCGTGCGCCTGGGCCCTGCCCTTGAAGTCGGCCTTGGGCCACAGGCACAGCTGGCCGGGCCCGCAGGCGCCGAGCGCGGTGCCGGCACGGGTACCGGTGCCGGTGCCGGTGCCGGTGCCGCTCGGTGCGGCCGCCTGGGCCGGGATCGCGAGCAGGGCGGTGAGCAGGACTCCGGCGACGAGCAACGTCTTCGTATACATGCAGGTGAACCCCCGTTTCGTAACTCTCTGTAATCAAGAGCATGGCGGAGGGTCCGCGGACATGGAAGAGGGGCCGCCCCCGTTCACGCGAACGGGTGACGGCCCCCTACGGGAACCCCTAGATGTGGGCCGCTCCCGCGCCCGCCTCCGCGTTCTCACCGCGCTTGGTGAGGGTGGCGACGAGGGCCGCGACGACGGCGACGACACCGGCGACGGTGAAGGCAAGGCCCATGCCGTCCAGGAAGGTGTCATGGATGACCTTGCCGATGGTCTGGACGGCCTCGGGCGTCATGCCCGGCGCCTTGGCCAGCTCCGGCGGCACCATGCCGAACTCGGCGGCCTGCTCCAGGCGCGGATCGGCGGGCCCGGGCAGATGGGCGGCGGTCCAGTTCTCGCCGAACGAGCTCGACACCTTGGAGGACATGACGGCGCCCAGCACCGCCGTACCGAGCGCGCCGCCGACCTGCATCGCGGCCTGCTGCAGACCGCCGGCCACGCCGGAGAGCTCCAGCGGCGCGTTGCCGACGATCACCTCGGTGGCGCCGACCATGACCGGGGCCAGGCCCAGGCCGAGCAGCGCGAACCACAGGGACATCGCGAGCTTCCCCGTACCGGCGTCGAGGGTGAGCATGCCGAACATCGCCACCGCGGTGCAGACCATGCCGCCGACCAGCGGGACCCGCGGACCGAACCTGGTGATCAGCAGGCCGGCCAGCGGCGAGGAGACGATCATCATGCCGGTCAGCGGCAGCAGGGCCACACCGCTGTCGACCGGCTTGAGCCCCTGCACGCCCTGGAGGTAGAAGGTCACGAAGAACAGGCCGCCCATGAAGGCGAAGGCCATCAGGACCATGAGGACCACACCGGCCGACAGCGGCACGGAGCGGAACATCTTCAGCGGGATCAGCGGCTCGCGGACCTTGGTCTCCCAGACCGCGAAGACCACGAAGAGCAGCACGGCGCCGAGCAGGCAGCCCCAGGTCTTGACGTCGCTCCAGCCCCAGGACTCGCCGGCCTTGATGATGCCCCAGATCAGGGCGCCCATCGCGGCGGAGAGCAGCACGATGCCGGGGAGGTCGAAGGAGCGCGGCGCGTTCTCGGCGCGGTGGTCCTTGAGGATCAGCAGGCCGAGGACGAGGGCGAGGACGCCGACCGGCACGTTGATGAAGAAGACGTACTGCCAGTCGGCCTGCTCGACGAGCACACCGCCGAGGATCGGGCCGCCGGCCGTCGAGGCTCCGATGACCATGCCCCAGATGCCGATGGCCATGTTGAGCTTCTCGGCCGGGAAGGTGGCGCGCAGCAGACCGAGCGCGGCCGGCATGAGCAGCGCGCCGAAGAGGCCCTGGAGCACACGGAAGGCGATCACGAGCCCGATCGAGCCCGACAGGCCGATCGCGCCGGAGGCGGCGGCGAAGCCCGCGATGCCGATGACGAAGGTCTGCCGGTGCCCGAAGCGGTCACCGAGCTTGCCGGCGGTGATCAGCGCGACGGCGAGCGCGAGCAGATAGCCGTTGGTGATCCACTGGACCTGCGCCAGGCTGGCGTTCAGGTCCTCCTTGATGGCCGGGTTGGCGATGGCGACGATCGTGCCGTCGAGCGCGACCATCATCACGCCGGCCGCGACGCTGAACAGCGTCAGCCATGGGTGACCGCGCAGTCCCTTCACCGGGGCCCCGTCCGGGGTCCGGCCGCCACCCCCCTGACCCTGCGGGGTCTTTTCCATGGTGATCTGACTAGTCATGCGGGCAGGCTAATGACAGTCACTGACAATTGACAAAGCGATTCACACGACGGTAACTGTCACGTACCTCACAGGTAGCCTGGCCCGGAAGAAGTGGCGGAAAGAGGATCGACACGTGACCACCGCGCCCGGCCTGCGCGAGCGCAAGAAGCAGCGCACCCGCGACGCGCTGATCCGGGCCGCCCTGGAGCTCTTCACCACCCAGGGGTACGAGCGGACCACCGTCGACGAGATCGCCGAAGCCGTCGAGGTCTCCCAGCGCACCTTCTTCCGCTACTTCGCCACCAAGGAGGACGCGGCCCTCGCCGTCCAGCAGATGGTGGAGGAGCGTTACGTCCGCGCGCTCGGCGAACGCCCGCCCGAGGAGGGCCCCTTCGACGCGATGCGCAACGCGGTCCTGGGCGCCTGGGACGCCATCGGCGAGGCGATCGAGGAGGTCGTCCCGGTCGAGCTCTACATCCGCGCCTACCACCTCATCGAGTCCACGCCCGCGCTGTTCGCCGCCCATCTGCGCCGTTCCGCCGAGATCGAGGAGCGGATCGCCCGGCTGATCGCCGAGCGCGAGGGCCTGGACGTGGACGAGGACCCGCGGCCCCGGATCGCCACCGCCGCCTTCGGCGGGGTCATGCGGGTCACCGGCCGCCTCTGGGGACGCGGCGAGGAGGAGACCCTGGAGTCGATCCGCGCCCTGACCGAGCGCTACCTCGACCAGCTCGGCGCCGCCCTCGCCCCGCGCTGGCGCGCCTGAGCCCACACGCGCCTGAGCCCGCCAGCCACCCGCGCCCCGCCCGTACGCCCCTCTCCTACGTACGCCGTACGCCCCAGCCCCACACCCCCCGCACCGCACGCCCCTACCCGTGCGTCGCGTACGCCTCCGCGCACGTACCGTCACCGCACACCCCTCTCCCGCCGTGATCCGCGTCACTCGCGGCACGGGCGCCCTCCGGCGCCCCCTAGGGTGGCGGCCAATGTCTTCCTTCGACTCCTCCCCCACCCTCACCGTCTGGCGGATGCTGCTCGCGCTCGCCGTGGTGTTCGTGCTCCTCGCGACGACCGGGTGGACCACGATCCGGCATCAGCGCACGCCAGGACCGACCCGGGAGGAGGCGCTCGCCGCGTGGACGCACGGCCGGATCGGCGGCCGCGCGCTGCCGGACCCGGCGTCCCCGGCCCGAACGATCGCCGCGTTCTTCGCCGCCGTCGGGCCCGCCCGGGGCGCCGCGCTCGCCGACACCCACCCGCTCGTCGTGGGCAACCTCAACGGCGCGCCCGTCACCCTGCGCTACCGCGCCAACCGGGTCTCGCTGGCCCGGGCGCTCGACGCCGAGCGGGGCAGGGTCGACGACCCGCGGCTCACCGCCGACGGGCGGCACGAGGCGCTGCGCCGGGTGCACCGCTTCACCAGTCTGATGCGGCCCGGCCGGCAGATCCTCGCCTTCGACCCGACGGGTACGGGGCGGACCGCCGAGGTGCTCGGCGACCTGACGCGGGCCCGCCGGGTGTCGGTGATCGTGCCGGGCGTCGACACCAATCTGCTGACCTTCCAGAAGACCGCCCGCCGCTACTCCGCGCCCGCCGGCATGGCCGAATCCCTGTACGCCGCCGAGCGCCGGGCCGATCCACGCGCGCGTACCGCCGTCATCGCCTGGGCCGACTACACCGCCCCGGTGGGCGTGGGCGTCGAGGCCGCGATCGGCCGGCTCGCCGCGAACGGCGCGGTGCGGCTCGTCGACCTGACGACGGCGCTGCCGGGCGACTCGCGCGTCACCCTCTTCTGCCACAGTTACGGCTCCGTGCTGTGCGGGGTGGCCGCGGACCGGCTGCCCGCCCGGGTCACCGACGTGGTGGTGGCCGGCAGCCCCGGCATGCGGGCCGAGCGGGCCGAGGACCTGCGCACCCGGGCCCGGGTCTGGGCCATGCGGGACGCCGACGACTGGATCGCGGACGTGCCCCACCTGGAGCTCGGCGGGGTCGGGCACGGCACCGATCCGGTGGCCCCGGAGTTCGGCGCGCGGCTGCTCTCGGCGGCCGGTGCGGCCGGGCACACCGGCTATTTCGAGCCGGGTACGAGCAGCCTGGCGAACTTCGCCGCGCTGGGCGTCGGCGCGTACGGCGCGCTGACCTGCGCGAGCGCCGACAGCGCTTGTCTCGACGGAATCTTCGGCGGGACACCCGCCTGACGCGCGTAGATCACGGCGGATTTACGGTGGTTGCGAAGGGGCGACGTCGGGGCATACGCCGCATACGATGAGGCGTATGGGTGATGTGCTGGCCGGAATTCATGCCACCTGGGAGTTCGAGAACGACGCAGTCGTCATCCGCTTCGAACGGGGGATCCGCACGCCGAAGCTCCTCAACGCGCTGCGCGAGCGGCGCGTTCCGCACGAGGCGCTGGCTTCGGTGACGCTCGCCCCGGGCAAGCGGGGCACCGTCGTGCTGCACGCGCAGCCGCGGCCCGGCGCCGATCCGCTGATGGAGGCGGCGGCCGGGCAGCTGAAGGACGGCAGCGATCCGTACCGCCTCGTCCTGCCCGCCGAGCGGGAGACCCTCGCCGAGTACTACCGCGACGAGCTGCGCGCCGCGATCGCGCCGTACCGGGACCTGGGTCCGGCGGACGGCTTCCTGGTGGCGGCGCCCGAGGGGCCGCAGTCCTTCAAGGCGTACGACGGGAAGGCGAGCTTCGACGGGAAGGGCGAGATCGGCTTCCGCTGGTTCTGGACCGGGGCGTCCTCGGAGAAGTGGAAGGCCGGCGACCAGACCTTCCGGGTACGGGAGCTGAGCGGGGTCGAGTGGCGCTCGCCGGAGATCATGGACGGCTATCTGCGCCTGGTGCGCCGGGACGGCCACGACAGCCGCCCCGTGCAGCCCGACCACGACCCGGCCTCCGTCGTCTTCGGTCTCGGTTACGGGCCGGTGTACGAGTCCCTGCCCTTCGCCGCGTCCGTCCTGGCCGCGATCCGCGGCGCGTCCGAGCGGGAACGGGTGCCGGCGGTCGCGGCGCGGCCACGGGATCCGGCCGGGGTCGCAGAAAGGATCCGCCACCTCGGTGAGCTGCATCAGGCCGGGCTTGTGACGGACGAGGAGTTCTCCGCGAAGAAGGCGGAGCTGCTCGCGGAGCTGTAGTCGGGGAGCTGTGGTCGGGGAGCTGTGGTCGGGGAGCTGTGGTCGCGGGCAGCCTCCTGAAGGACCAGGTCGACGGCCCGCCGGCCCCGTCCTCGTACCCCGGTATGACCCCGCGCCCCGCACCCCGGTATGACGTACCGGCCCGGGCCCGCTGCCTACCCTGGGCGGGCCATGAAGGACGAAGAGAAGCGGCGACTGCCGCGCATGCCACGACCGACCGGAGCCGGGAACGAAGGCGGGACCGGGTCCGAAGCCGGGG from Streptomyces fradiae includes:
- a CDS encoding TerD family protein encodes the protein MGVSLSKGGNVSLTKEAPGLTAVTVGLGWDVRTTTGTDFDLDASAILVNEAGKVRNDQDFVFFNNLKSADGSVEHTGDNLTGEGEGDDEQVKVNLAGVPADVAKIVFPVSIYDAENRQQSFGQVRNAFIRVVNQAGGAEIARYDLSEDASTETAMVFGELYRNGAEWKFRAVGQGYASGLRGIAQDFGVNV
- a CDS encoding peptidase inhibitor family I36 protein produces the protein MYTKTLLVAGVLLTALLAIPAQAAAPSGTGTGTGTGTRAGTALGACGPGQLCLWPKADFKGRAQAHELTAVDIESCTALPAGTSAQSLANRTGRPVTTYQSAECAETGEFETYPGKGVWVPQSPYQVRAFKIWER
- a CDS encoding DUF3052 domain-containing protein, producing the protein MSATADHAEERTNPAARLGFEPGQVVQEIGYDDDVDFDLREGIESLIGQELVDEDYDDVADAVLLWFRDEDGDLTDALVDAIGFLEDGGQIWLLTPKTGRDGYIEPSDINDAAQTAGLTQSKSISVAKDWVGTRLGTPKR
- a CDS encoding potassium channel family protein; its protein translation is MPGMKERWERHTQTPLLVLAVAFGIAYAVPIVAPDADAWVHQWCSHVEWAVWGAFALDYLVRLALAPDRWAFVRGHLLDLLAVILPMVQPLRLLRVVSTLLLVGRRARMAPQITLTTYVAGAVVGLMMFGSLAVLHVERNAPNGNIKTLGDAVWWSFTTMTTVGYGDHAPTTGLGRVLAVGLMLSGIALLGVVTANIAAWFISRFDRDDEADRRQTELLEALTSEVRALRAEVARLSPPQPADPAPDLKSAPDLDAPDVPLPTAPRS
- the aceE gene encoding pyruvate dehydrogenase (acetyl-transferring), homodimeric type, giving the protein MASASDRNPIIIGGLPSQVPDFDPEETREWLDSLDAAVDERGRERARYLMLRLIERAREKRVAVPEMRSTDYVNTIATRDEPFFPGNEEIERKVLNATRWNAAVMVSRAQRPGIGVGGHIATFASSASLYDVGFNHFFRGKDEGDGGDQIFFQGHASPGIYARAYLLDRLNETQLDAFRQEKSKFPNGLSSYPHPRLMPDFWEFPTVSMGLGPLGAIYQARMNRYMEARGIADTSASHVWAFLGDGEMDEPESLGQLTLAARENLDNLTFVVNCNLQRLDGPVRGNGKVIQELESVFRGAGWNVIKLIWDRSWDPLLAQDRDGILVNRMNTTPDGQFQTYATETGAYIREHFFGDDQRLRAMVEGMSDDQILHLGRGGHDHKKIFAAFSAAKAHKGQPTVILAKTVKGWTLGPNFEGRNATHQMKKLTVDDLKRFRDRLHIPITDKQLEEGLPPYYHPGRNSEEIQYMHDRRKALGGYVPTRVVRAKPLVLPDDKAYAAVKKGSGQQQIATTMAFVRLLKDLMRDKEIGRRFVLIAPDEYRTFGMDSFFPSAKIYNPLGQQYEAVDRELLLAYKESPTGQMLHDGISEAGCTASLIAAGSAYATHGEPLIPVYVFYSMFGFQRTGDQFWQMADQLARGFVLGATAGRTTLTGEGLQHADGHSHLLASTNPGCVAYDPAFGFEIAHIVKDGLRRMYGPESEDVFYYLTVYNEPIQHPAEPEDVDVEGILKGIHLYKRGESGAVPAQIMASGVGVPWALEAQRILAEDWNVRADVWSATSWNELRREAVAVEEHNMLHPDEEQRVPWVTRKLQNAQGPFVAVSDWMRSVPDQISRWVPGRYTSLGADGFGFADTRGAARRFFHIDAQSIVLAVLTELARDGKVDRSALKQAVDRYRLLDVASADPGTAGGDA
- a CDS encoding MFS transporter, encoding MEKTPQGQGGGGRTPDGAPVKGLRGHPWLTLFSVAAGVMMVALDGTIVAIANPAIKEDLNASLAQVQWITNGYLLALAVALITAGKLGDRFGHRQTFVIGIAGFAAASGAIGLSGSIGLVIAFRVLQGLFGALLMPAALGLLRATFPAEKLNMAIGIWGMVIGASTAGGPILGGVLVEQADWQYVFFINVPVGVLALVLGLLILKDHRAENAPRSFDLPGIVLLSAAMGALIWGIIKAGESWGWSDVKTWGCLLGAVLLFVVFAVWETKVREPLIPLKMFRSVPLSAGVVLMVLMAFAFMGGLFFVTFYLQGVQGLKPVDSGVALLPLTGMMIVSSPLAGLLITRFGPRVPLVGGMVCTAVAMFGMLTLDAGTGKLAMSLWFALLGLGLAPVMVGATEVIVGNAPLELSGVAGGLQQAAMQVGGALGTAVLGAVMSSKVSSSFGENWTAAHLPGPADPRLEQAAEFGMVPPELAKAPGMTPEAVQTIGKVIHDTFLDGMGLAFTVAGVVAVVAALVATLTKRGENAEAGAGAAHI
- a CDS encoding TetR family transcriptional regulator, with amino-acid sequence MTTAPGLRERKKQRTRDALIRAALELFTTQGYERTTVDEIAEAVEVSQRTFFRYFATKEDAALAVQQMVEERYVRALGERPPEEGPFDAMRNAVLGAWDAIGEAIEEVVPVELYIRAYHLIESTPALFAAHLRRSAEIEERIARLIAEREGLDVDEDPRPRIATAAFGGVMRVTGRLWGRGEEETLESIRALTERYLDQLGAALAPRWRA
- a CDS encoding peroxiredoxin, with the translated sequence MAIEIGAQAPDFELKDNHGRTVRLSDFRGEKRVVLFFYPFAFTGVCTGELRALRERAGEFVNDDTQLLAVSADSMHTLRVFGEQEELEFPLLSDFWPHGEVSRAYGVFDEDKGCAVRGTFVIDRAGTVRWSVVNALPDARDADAYAKALAAL
- a CDS encoding TerD family protein, whose amino-acid sequence is MGVTLAKGGNVSLSKAAPNLTQVLVGLGWDARSTTGAPFDLDASALLCQSGRVLGDEYFVFYNNLKSPEGSVEHTGDNLTGEGEGDDESLIVDLTKVPVQCDKIIFPVSIHEADNRGQTFGQVSNAFIRVVNQADGQELARYDLSEDASGETAMIFGELYRYNGEWKFRAVGQGYASGLRGIALDFGVNVS